The nucleotide window TTCTGGTACCCCGGGAGAAAGAACAGAAAACGCCCAATGCGTTGCTGTTCTGGCAGCTGATGTCACTGATGTGGTTTATGACGGCCCTGTTCACGTTAATCGCGTTCTGGCTAAAGTAACCCCTTACATCAATAGCGCGTCCGCTAAAATCGCTGCGCCACTCTGGCTGACAGCTAAAAAGTTGCAGACCGGTTATCCCCGCCACTCAAATACGGTAAACAATGACTCCAGCGCCTGGCGCAGCTCCGTCAGTTGCCCGGTAGCCAGACTAACCGGTCGTTGCAGCCGGGGATCAAGACAGTTATTCCCATGACTGATCTGCAGAGCATAGCGGGTCACCCCCATCGCTGCCAGCTGTCGTGCCAACAGGAGAACATCTTCAGGCTGCAGCAACTGCCAGCTCACGGTTGTCCGACACTCAAAAGCAATGCCGGACGCCAATAACAGCTGTAACGACTGGCGGTTTTTGAAAGCCTGATTATGACGCCCGGTCACCCGGGCATACAGATGGGACGGCGCCTTTACATCCAGCCCGATCCAATCCAACTGACTCAGTACTGCTTTCAGGCGGGAGGGCTGCACACCGGCAGTGTGCAGCCCCACTTTATAACCCCGTTGTTTCACGTTCAGCATCGCTTCGCGCAATCCCGGCTGCAGGGTTGGCTCGCCGCCACTGAACACCACGGCTTCGAGTAATCCCTGTCGACGCTTGAGAAAATCA belongs to Amphritea atlantica and includes:
- a CDS encoding anaerobic ribonucleoside-triphosphate reductase activating protein, whose product is MAAGLQVSGMTPLTTIDFPDHLACVLYTQGCPLRCGYCHNPELIPFQTDTEPLSWSDIDDFLKRRQGLLEAVVFSGGEPTLQPGLREAMLNVKQRGYKVGLHTAGVQPSRLKAVLSQLDWIGLDVKAPSHLYARVTGRHNQAFKNRQSLQLLLASGIAFECRTTVSWQLLQPEDVLLLARQLAAMGVTRYALQISHGNNCLDPRLQRPVSLATGQLTELRQALESLFTVFEWRG